One window of the Candidatus Schekmanbacteria bacterium genome contains the following:
- a CDS encoding MFS transporter gives MKNLKNRAILIFALASFLNDFGSDIIYPLWPLYVTEVLGASMIALGFLDGLGNALVSISQGLSGYLSDKIRRRKLFIWSGYLMGAISRVGYSTASSWQWLIPYRALDRAGKIRGAPRDAMIADLSSKQQIGRNFGFLRMMDHLGAFLGVIAGVLLVGILGYRKLFFLAAFPSLLSLLLIVLFISEQRKGINRRIKISFKDFDKNFYFLLLSISFFALGNFSYSFLLLAARGENFKTSSIPLLYLVFTFTASIMSLPMGRISDKFGKKAVLLWSFLLFMILCLGFIFVGDGKLLILLLFIIYGFHLAAFEPSVRALASKISSEKIRATALGTLQMGMGLLSLPASLIAGFLWQTFGKEYVFIFSLITTFVAIAGLAFVKE, from the coding sequence ATGAAGAATCTAAAAAATCGCGCCATATTAATTTTTGCTCTTGCGTCCTTTCTGAATGATTTTGGTTCAGATATAATTTATCCCTTGTGGCCTCTTTATGTTACCGAAGTTTTGGGCGCTTCAATGATTGCTCTCGGTTTTTTAGATGGATTGGGAAATGCCCTTGTCTCTATATCACAGGGATTGTCGGGTTATCTTTCAGATAAGATTCGGAGGCGAAAATTATTTATTTGGTCGGGCTACCTTATGGGGGCAATATCGCGAGTGGGATATTCCACGGCTTCATCTTGGCAGTGGTTGATCCCTTATCGCGCATTAGACCGCGCCGGAAAGATAAGAGGGGCACCGCGAGACGCAATGATAGCTGATTTATCTTCAAAGCAGCAGATAGGTAGAAATTTTGGTTTTTTGAGGATGATGGATCATTTAGGAGCATTTCTCGGAGTTATTGCAGGAGTATTGCTCGTTGGCATTCTTGGCTACAGAAAACTCTTTTTTTTGGCGGCTTTCCCTTCACTTCTTTCACTTTTACTGATAGTTTTATTTATAAGTGAACAAAGAAAGGGCATTAATAGAAGGATAAAAATTTCGTTTAAAGATTTTGATAAAAATTTTTATTTCCTACTGCTTTCTATATCCTTTTTTGCATTAGGTAATTTCAGCTATTCATTTCTTTTGTTGGCGGCAAGAGGTGAAAACTTTAAAACCTCATCTATCCCTCTATTGTATCTTGTTTTTACATTTACAGCTTCAATAATGTCCCTGCCGATGGGAAGAATATCGGACAAATTTGGAAAAAAGGCAGTATTGCTATGGTCTTTTTTACTATTTATGATTTTATGTTTAGGATTCATTTTCGTCGGAGATGGAAAACTACTAATTCTTTTACTTTTTATAATATATGGTTTTCACCTTGCCGCATTTGAGCCTTCGGTAAGGGCGCTGGCATCAAAAATTTCATCTGAAAAAATTCGTGCAACAGCTCTTGGCACTCTTCAAATGGGGATGGGATTATTGAGCTTGCCTGCTTCATTGATAGCAGGTTTTTTGTGGCAAACTTTTGGAAAGGAATATGTTTTCATATTTTCCTTAATTACGACTTTTGTGGCTATTGCAGGGCTCGCTTTTGTAAAAGAATGA